The Neobacillus sp. OS1-2 genome includes a window with the following:
- a CDS encoding DUF4230 domain-containing protein → MNEEDKLSKSDLDYMMNQLKQAQKETASTLAVQPARPIHLFQKFRLAKSWILGIVIGVIVGLVISFAGDFLQRGETLKSATVVESVQKLATLATVQAHIETIVSKEDSKLFGKNISFYFPGTKRTFFLVASGEVTAGVDLKNLTKRDIILDTNTKAIHLTLPHATIVQEPSIDSKNIQIFSNEGLFRSEPNGKEGFEQEDLAKQKIKKKARESGLLKTAEDNARTALQDFYKTQDYTVTVTFK, encoded by the coding sequence ATGAACGAAGAAGACAAACTATCCAAAAGTGATCTAGATTATATGATGAATCAGTTGAAACAAGCTCAAAAGGAAACTGCTTCCACTTTAGCAGTACAACCAGCTAGACCTATTCATCTGTTTCAAAAATTCCGATTGGCAAAATCTTGGATTTTAGGGATTGTCATAGGGGTTATCGTTGGTCTAGTCATTTCATTTGCAGGTGATTTTTTACAAAGAGGAGAAACATTAAAAAGTGCAACAGTGGTAGAGAGTGTCCAAAAATTAGCCACATTGGCAACAGTACAAGCACATATCGAAACGATTGTATCTAAAGAAGATAGTAAATTATTTGGCAAAAACATCTCATTTTACTTTCCTGGGACAAAAAGGACATTTTTCTTGGTCGCTTCTGGTGAAGTGACTGCAGGTGTTGACTTGAAGAATTTGACTAAAAGGGACATCATTTTGGATACCAACACGAAGGCGATTCATCTCACTTTACCGCATGCCACCATTGTCCAAGAACCATCTATCGACTCAAAGAACATTCAAATCTTTTCAAATGAGGGCCTGTTTCGCAGCGAACCCAATGGGAAGGAAGGGTTCGAACAAGAAGATCTTGCTAAACAAAAGATAAAAAAGAAAGCTAGAGAGTCTGGTCTTTTAAAAACGGCTGAAGATAATGCCCGCACGGCCCTGCAAGATTTTTATAAAACTCAAGATTATACCGTAACGGTTACTTTCAAATAA
- a CDS encoding lysozyme inhibitor LprI family protein: MKKSKRFIPATLLVILLVGMSACSHTSDKTTATKNQSESDNISESTDDSTESNDSSTDNTVKSDDSVNTSNKLNETIQEDKTSKIEGRRNEFIERLDNIQIELDAMPEKKDSDNGITNAMKNYYGVSFERYDKILNEIYALLQKELSPETTKDLKNEQMKWIEQKEDRANEERLKYKGGTFENVAYYISLYNSTKERSYELVNTYMTD; this comes from the coding sequence ATGAAGAAAAGCAAACGTTTTATTCCGGCAACCCTTTTAGTTATTTTATTGGTCGGAATGTCAGCTTGTAGCCATACATCTGATAAAACCACAGCAACCAAAAATCAGTCGGAGTCTGATAACATTTCAGAAAGTACGGATGATTCCACTGAATCTAATGATTCATCTACTGACAATACAGTGAAATCCGATGATAGTGTTAATACATCTAATAAACTAAATGAAACGATTCAGGAAGACAAAACATCAAAAATAGAGGGGAGAAGGAACGAGTTTATAGAAAGATTAGACAACATCCAAATAGAACTTGATGCTATGCCGGAAAAGAAGGATTCAGATAATGGTATAACAAACGCCATGAAAAACTACTATGGAGTCTCTTTCGAAAGGTATGACAAAATATTAAATGAGATTTATGCGTTACTACAAAAGGAGTTATCTCCAGAGACAACGAAGGATTTAAAAAATGAACAAATGAAATGGATAGAGCAGAAAGAAGATAGGGCTAATGAAGAAAGACTTAAGTATAAAGGGGGAACCTTTGAAAACGTTGCCTATTATATCTCTTTATACAACTCAACAAAGGAAAGAAGTTACGAATTAGTTAACACATATATGACAGATTAA
- a CDS encoding YdbC family protein, with protein MAEIKFEIKETVGSLSQSPKGWSKELNLISWNGKEPKFDLRDWAPEHEKMGKGVTLSVEELKALRDLLNGMKL; from the coding sequence GTGGCAGAAATTAAATTTGAAATCAAAGAAACAGTGGGGAGCCTATCACAGTCCCCTAAAGGCTGGAGTAAAGAACTTAATCTCATTAGCTGGAATGGAAAGGAACCCAAATTCGACTTGCGTGACTGGGCACCAGAGCATGAGAAAATGGGAAAAGGGGTTACATTGAGCGTGGAGGAGTTAAAGGCTTTGCGAGATTTGTTGAATGGGATGAAACTGTAA
- a CDS encoding class I SAM-dependent rRNA methyltransferase, with protein MKKDVILTIKSKFVNKYKSGYPLISKEAFINLNEATEEGTIIRLVDEKNKFIAKGYCGKQNKGYGWVLSRNENEQIDQRFFVNKLRAAIHVREPFFNSLDTNAFRIVNGEGDGLGGLTIEYFAGYYLINWYSKGIYHFREYIINALKELVEFKAIYQKKRFDVSGKYIDEDDFVAGERGTFPIIVKENGVNIAVYLNEGAMVGVFLDQRDVRKRIRDAYAEKKKVLNTFSYTGAFSVFAALGGAVKTTSVDLANRSLNKTIEQFSLNGLDYASQDIIVEDVFNYFKYAVKKQLTFDMVILDPPSFARSKRIVFSAEKDYKNLMKEAIAITEDEGIIVASTNSSSFNMAKFKSFIDQAFREANRKYQLVEEFSLPKDFKIIKEFPEGSYLKVLFIKKLS; from the coding sequence ATGAAAAAAGACGTCATATTAACGATTAAGAGTAAGTTTGTCAATAAATATAAAAGTGGTTATCCGCTTATATCAAAGGAAGCATTCATTAATTTGAACGAAGCTACTGAAGAAGGAACCATTATCCGTCTCGTTGATGAAAAGAATAAGTTTATTGCAAAAGGCTATTGTGGAAAACAAAACAAAGGGTACGGCTGGGTCCTTAGTAGAAATGAAAATGAACAGATTGACCAAAGGTTTTTTGTGAATAAATTGAGAGCTGCGATCCACGTTAGAGAACCGTTTTTTAATAGCCTGGATACGAATGCCTTTAGAATAGTGAATGGTGAAGGCGATGGTTTAGGCGGATTAACCATAGAGTATTTTGCTGGCTATTATTTAATCAACTGGTACAGCAAAGGAATTTACCACTTTCGGGAGTATATTATAAATGCTCTGAAAGAATTGGTTGAGTTTAAAGCCATTTACCAAAAGAAAAGATTTGATGTCAGCGGGAAATATATAGATGAAGATGATTTCGTAGCGGGAGAGAGAGGAACATTCCCGATTATCGTAAAAGAAAATGGAGTAAACATCGCTGTGTATTTAAATGAAGGTGCGATGGTAGGAGTATTTTTAGATCAAAGAGATGTAAGAAAAAGAATCCGTGATGCTTATGCGGAAAAAAAGAAGGTACTAAACACCTTTTCCTACACTGGCGCGTTTTCAGTCTTCGCTGCTTTAGGAGGCGCAGTTAAAACAACAAGTGTGGATTTAGCAAATAGAAGCTTAAACAAGACCATTGAACAATTTAGTTTGAACGGGCTAGATTATGCCTCACAGGATATCATTGTTGAAGATGTATTCAATTACTTTAAGTATGCGGTGAAAAAGCAGCTAACATTTGATATGGTCATACTGGATCCTCCAAGCTTTGCTAGATCAAAAAGAATAGTATTCAGCGCTGAAAAAGACTACAAAAATCTTATGAAGGAAGCTATTGCCATAACAGAAGATGAGGGGATTATCGTAGCATCCACTAATTCCAGCTCTTTTAATATGGCCAAATTTAAAAGTTTTATTGATCAGGCATTTAGGGAAGCGAATAGGAAATATCAGCTAGTTGAAGAATTCTCCTTGCCGAAAGACTTTAAAATAATCAAAGAATTCCCAGAGGGCAGCTATCTTAAGGTACTATTTATAAAGAAATTATCATAG
- a CDS encoding GyrI-like domain-containing protein → MTTLAIKHMEELTLTGYSTIVPMPTMENVEDVSKQKSAHFGTLAQSGKFAALMAGSNDKIGYAVGTTGSEGLSYFAGANTATVAEDAEQLILPAADYVVLTAEGAPSRQLFDQLIRQFFGEILPNHPELKYEDTYVIEMLLNGNPMDAVVELAIPVKVK, encoded by the coding sequence ATGACTACATTAGCAATAAAACACATGGAAGAATTAACATTGACTGGCTATAGTACAATTGTCCCAATGCCGACAATGGAGAATGTAGAAGATGTATCGAAACAAAAATCAGCCCACTTTGGGACACTCGCACAAAGTGGCAAATTTGCCGCACTAATGGCTGGCAGCAATGACAAAATTGGTTATGCAGTCGGGACAACCGGCAGTGAGGGCTTATCCTATTTCGCAGGTGCAAATACAGCGACGGTTGCTGAAGATGCGGAACAATTAATCTTGCCAGCAGCTGATTATGTCGTGCTTACTGCTGAAGGAGCACCAAGCCGACAATTATTTGATCAATTAATTCGCCAATTTTTTGGAGAAATCTTACCAAACCATCCTGAACTTAAGTATGAGGATACCTATGTCATCGAAATGTTATTGAACGGTAACCCAATGGACGCGGTTGTTGAATTAGCGATTCCGGTAAAAGTAAAATAA
- a CDS encoding YafY family protein has protein sequence MKIERLISMIMILLQRELVSATELAKTFEVTTRTIYRDIETLNMAKIPIFTVPGRNGGIGLMPTYKVDKKLLTSKDLQNILTALHGVEQLIQSPEIKSTMTKIRAMQTEQWNAEMDFSLHFTGWQGTEELKAVAESLQDAIRLHVIVKFDYYDANGTHSSRTIEPYHLMYKGERWYIQGYSFEREDFRTFRLARMTNLKFTDETFNPRDYAVIDKIPKENLPQFYPVRLKANMRVRDIIIERFGTSVITPCDETTYYADLQLPNVENAYRFILQLGANAEVMAGGIFEKDFRVYLAKIINIYEPATSPNLEVNKKNPY, from the coding sequence ATGAAAATTGAACGATTAATTAGTATGATTATGATTTTGTTGCAGAGAGAATTAGTCTCGGCAACAGAACTAGCAAAAACTTTTGAGGTAACTACACGAACGATTTATCGTGATATCGAAACACTAAATATGGCGAAAATCCCAATTTTTACTGTTCCGGGACGAAATGGCGGAATTGGGCTGATGCCTACCTATAAAGTTGATAAAAAGTTGTTAACCTCTAAAGATTTGCAAAATATTTTAACTGCCTTACATGGTGTGGAGCAGCTCATTCAAAGTCCAGAAATCAAATCAACTATGACAAAAATCCGTGCCATGCAGACAGAACAATGGAACGCTGAGATGGATTTTTCTTTGCATTTTACTGGTTGGCAAGGAACGGAAGAATTAAAGGCCGTAGCTGAGTCCTTACAAGATGCAATCCGTTTACACGTAATTGTCAAATTTGATTATTACGATGCCAATGGTACCCATTCTTCTCGAACAATTGAACCATATCACTTGATGTATAAAGGCGAACGCTGGTATATACAAGGCTATAGCTTTGAACGAGAGGACTTTCGCACCTTTCGCTTGGCTCGGATGACAAATTTGAAATTTACAGACGAAACTTTCAATCCACGCGATTACGCCGTAATAGATAAAATACCAAAAGAAAACCTTCCACAGTTTTATCCGGTTCGCTTGAAAGCGAATATGCGGGTTCGTGATATCATTATCGAACGCTTTGGCACCTCAGTGATTACACCATGTGATGAAACAACCTATTATGCAGACCTACAGCTTCCCAATGTTGAGAATGCCTATCGCTTTATTTTACAGTTAGGAGCGAATGCCGAAGTGATGGCAGGTGGGATTTTTGAAAAGGATTTTCGCGTGTACCTGGCAAAAATTATTAATATCTATGAACCTGCCACATCCCCTAATCTCGAGGTAAATAAGAAGAATCCTTATTAG
- a CDS encoding restriction endonuclease, with product MYEIEVSHKGLNKYRVIRGNNKYVVQQKAEMQIKTWEEMWEKKQRQVKQKNDREHAAKEKQEKKELADRLTNEAVELLDTIQNTLIYTLDIDDKVNWDDLKDHSKFTIPTPKMTKELRVSKEPLQTDALYQPKLRILDKLLTNKKQKKIDELSQLFNRHHEQWEKEKEEILKTNKESQEKFEKALNTWNEEKARFLANQLENNKAVDDLKESYLKGRPSAIQEYCDVVLSNSKYPDCFPQEFDLDFNDVNNTMIVEYLLPNPNQLPTLKEVKYVQTKDELREIHLSVSALNKIYDALLYQIALRTIHELFEADTINKINSIVFNGWVKSIDKATGKEVKACILSVQTLKQEFEEIQLALVDPKLCFKNLKGIGSSKLYSLTPIAPIIQINRQDSRFVSSYNVADSLDESDNLAAMDWEDFEHLIRELFEKEFNQNGGEVKITRASRDGGVDAVAFDPDPIRGGKIVIQAKRYTNVVGVSAVRDLYGTVLNEGATKGILVSTADYGPDAYNFAKDKPLTLLNGNNLLHLLQKHGYHATIDIKQAKEILAGKK from the coding sequence ATGTATGAAATAGAGGTAAGTCATAAAGGACTAAATAAGTACAGGGTTATCAGAGGCAATAATAAGTACGTTGTACAACAAAAAGCTGAAATGCAAATAAAAACATGGGAAGAAATGTGGGAGAAAAAACAACGACAGGTTAAGCAAAAAAATGATAGAGAACATGCTGCAAAAGAAAAACAGGAGAAAAAAGAATTAGCAGATAGACTCACCAATGAAGCAGTTGAACTACTCGATACGATCCAAAACACTCTAATATATACTCTAGATATTGATGATAAAGTTAACTGGGATGATTTAAAGGATCATTCGAAGTTTACTATTCCAACTCCAAAGATGACTAAAGAGTTAAGAGTTTCAAAAGAGCCTTTACAGACTGATGCACTTTACCAGCCTAAACTAAGAATTTTGGATAAATTATTGACTAATAAAAAACAAAAGAAAATAGATGAATTATCTCAACTTTTCAACCGACATCATGAACAATGGGAAAAGGAAAAAGAAGAGATATTAAAAACCAATAAGGAAAGTCAAGAGAAGTTTGAAAAAGCACTGAATACATGGAATGAAGAAAAGGCAAGATTTCTAGCAAACCAATTAGAAAATAATAAAGCTGTCGATGACTTAAAGGAAAGTTATTTAAAAGGAAGACCCTCAGCAATACAGGAATATTGTGATGTAGTACTTTCAAATTCAAAATATCCAGATTGTTTTCCACAGGAATTCGATTTAGATTTTAATGATGTTAATAACACCATGATAGTTGAATATTTACTACCTAATCCCAATCAGTTACCGACATTAAAGGAAGTTAAATACGTTCAAACTAAAGATGAGTTAAGAGAAATACATTTATCAGTTTCTGCTTTAAATAAAATATATGATGCTCTTTTATATCAAATTGCTTTGAGAACTATTCATGAATTATTTGAGGCCGACACTATAAATAAAATAAATTCTATTGTGTTTAATGGATGGGTTAAGTCTATAGATAAGGCTACAGGAAAGGAAGTAAAAGCATGTATTTTATCTGTTCAAACGCTCAAGCAGGAATTTGAAGAAATTCAACTGGCCCTAGTAGATCCAAAGCTTTGCTTTAAAAATCTAAAAGGAATAGGGAGCAGTAAATTATACAGCTTAACTCCTATAGCTCCAATAATCCAGATTAACCGTCAAGATTCTAGGTTTGTATCTTCTTATAACGTTGCTGACTCGTTAGATGAATCAGATAATTTGGCAGCAATGGACTGGGAAGATTTCGAACACTTAATAAGAGAGTTATTTGAAAAAGAATTTAACCAAAATGGCGGTGAAGTGAAAATAACCAGAGCAAGCAGGGATGGCGGTGTTGATGCAGTGGCATTTGACCCAGATCCAATTCGTGGAGGAAAAATTGTTATTCAAGCAAAAAGATATACTAATGTGGTTGGCGTCTCAGCAGTACGTGACTTATATGGAACAGTCCTAAATGAGGGTGCTACAAAAGGGATATTGGTTTCCACAGCTGACTATGGTCCGGATGCATATAATTTTGCAAAAGATAAGCCTCTAACTTTATTAAATGGGAATAACTTGTTACATTTGCTTCAGAAACACGGGTATCATGCAACAATAGACATAAAACAAGCGAAGGAAATTTTAGCTGGTAAAAAGTAA
- the tenA gene encoding thiaminase II, with product MSFSAELRKEAEPIFQEIFEHPFVQGIADGNLGKEQLIHYVKQDFEYLNSFIRIYGIAVSKCENRQDMEIFNRQIGFILNSEVHPHHNFCQIAGVSYKELQGYSLSPSAHHYIRHMVTVAHEGTLAEILAVLLPCPWTYWEIGEKLIKEVNPDESHPFYEWIQFYGNRPDTTTRFCQRLDELVLHATAKEKEKLKEHFLLSCQLEYMFWDMAYKREEWPVQLGLVKR from the coding sequence ATGAGTTTTTCAGCAGAACTAAGGAAAGAAGCAGAACCTATTTTTCAAGAAATTTTTGAACATCCTTTTGTACAGGGAATAGCCGATGGGAATTTAGGAAAGGAACAATTAATCCATTATGTAAAACAGGACTTTGAGTATTTAAACTCCTTTATTCGCATTTATGGCATCGCTGTTTCGAAGTGTGAAAATCGGCAGGATATGGAGATATTCAATCGGCAGATTGGCTTTATTTTAAACAGTGAAGTCCATCCGCATCATAACTTTTGCCAAATTGCAGGGGTTTCGTATAAGGAATTACAAGGGTACTCATTATCGCCATCCGCCCATCATTATATCCGCCATATGGTAACAGTTGCCCATGAAGGGACATTAGCAGAAATTTTGGCTGTGTTACTGCCATGTCCGTGGACTTATTGGGAAATTGGCGAAAAATTAATAAAAGAGGTTAATCCGGATGAATCCCATCCCTTTTATGAATGGATTCAATTTTATGGGAATCGTCCAGATACTACCACAAGATTTTGCCAGAGATTAGATGAATTGGTTCTACACGCAACTGCGAAGGAAAAAGAAAAGCTGAAGGAGCATTTCCTATTAAGCTGCCAACTTGAATATATGTTCTGGGATATGGCATACAAAAGAGAAGAATGGCCTGTTCAACTGGGGCTGGTAAAAAGATGA
- a CDS encoding ECF transporter S component, translating into MKWKMKEIVLTVILAVACGVIYLGWSTLWIPISALVGPVGAGFMFGIWVIASPIVAFIIRKPGAAFIAEVAAAAVELVTGSHFGLSALLVGVFQGLGAELAFAMFRYKRYNLFTLMLSGALAAVGSLMYNLLANGFSYYTTEVLLTTLAIQVISGVILGGCLAKIVVESLAKTGVLDQYEIMKERRKKSHADEYVSGM; encoded by the coding sequence ATGAAGTGGAAAATGAAAGAGATTGTTCTTACTGTCATTTTAGCGGTGGCCTGCGGAGTCATTTATTTAGGATGGTCAACACTTTGGATTCCGATTTCCGCACTCGTTGGTCCAGTGGGTGCTGGATTTATGTTCGGAATTTGGGTGATTGCCAGCCCAATTGTTGCTTTCATCATTCGAAAACCAGGTGCTGCCTTTATAGCAGAGGTTGCTGCCGCGGCCGTTGAATTAGTAACCGGCAGCCACTTTGGTTTATCTGCTTTGTTAGTAGGTGTATTTCAAGGGCTTGGAGCAGAACTAGCCTTTGCCATGTTTAGGTACAAACGCTATAACCTGTTTACATTAATGCTGTCAGGTGCACTCGCAGCGGTAGGCAGCTTGATGTATAACTTACTAGCCAACGGATTTAGCTATTACACAACTGAAGTATTGCTTACGACATTAGCGATTCAAGTGATCAGCGGAGTCATTCTGGGAGGTTGTTTAGCAAAAATTGTTGTAGAGTCTCTCGCCAAAACAGGTGTATTAGACCAATATGAAATCATGAAGGAAAGAAGAAAAAAGAGTCATGCGGATGAATATGTTTCTGGGATGTAA
- a CDS encoding energy-coupling factor transporter ATPase — MNMFLGCNHLSVRFYQHNKKIVNHINLSIQQGEKLLILGPSGCGKSTLISTLAGIIPEFLDAEVSGEIVRPDRTGVMFQDPDSQFCMLHVDEEIAFSLENRMIPRDQMDGMIEDLMDKAGLRIDKRTPIDSLSGGMKQRLALACLLALEPDVLFFDEPTAQLDPEGRNEIFELLRDVSRQNNQTMVFVEHVLDGCIEWMDRVIILNKDGRMIGDGKPEEILVNFQREIQEAGIWRPKLFPIKWPDVVRHDTHPLAIELSRIIEMKSMEQPKNDSVENPIIHTESLEIGYGKTTIVNDINLTIHKGDWISIIGKNGSGKSTFLKSLARLESLKKGKVHFLEKELKKWSDQELYEKAGFVFQNPELQFITNTVFDEIAFGGRQRNWPEEQIRKKTNQLLQEFGLESYRDAHPFTLSLGQKRRLSVATMLLFDQALLLLDEPTFGQDEKTANELIKRLKERQEQGTTIIMVTHDMDLVDRYSDKVILFKKGKAAFYGTPYQLFMDQDLLNESPLVPPLHYQLFQAREELCLV, encoded by the coding sequence ATGAATATGTTTCTGGGATGTAACCATTTATCGGTTCGCTTTTACCAACATAATAAAAAAATAGTAAATCATATCAATCTATCGATTCAGCAAGGTGAGAAACTATTAATTTTAGGACCTAGCGGGTGCGGAAAATCAACGTTGATTTCCACACTCGCCGGGATTATCCCTGAATTTTTAGATGCTGAAGTATCGGGGGAAATCGTACGTCCAGATCGTACCGGTGTGATGTTTCAAGATCCTGATTCTCAATTTTGCATGCTGCATGTAGATGAAGAAATTGCATTTAGTCTTGAAAACCGGATGATTCCACGTGATCAAATGGATGGGATGATAGAGGATCTAATGGATAAAGCGGGATTGAGGATTGATAAACGTACGCCGATTGATTCACTTTCCGGCGGAATGAAGCAGCGATTGGCACTAGCCTGTTTATTAGCACTGGAACCTGATGTGTTGTTCTTTGATGAACCGACAGCTCAACTGGATCCTGAAGGAAGAAACGAGATTTTTGAATTGTTAAGAGATGTATCCCGACAAAACAACCAAACAATGGTATTTGTTGAACATGTACTGGATGGATGTATCGAATGGATGGACCGGGTGATTATTCTTAATAAAGATGGCAGGATGATTGGCGATGGCAAACCTGAAGAAATCTTGGTGAATTTCCAGAGAGAGATCCAGGAGGCTGGAATTTGGCGTCCAAAGCTATTTCCGATAAAGTGGCCGGATGTGGTTCGCCATGATACTCATCCATTAGCAATCGAACTCTCTAGGATCATAGAAATGAAGTCGATGGAACAACCGAAAAACGATTCGGTAGAAAACCCTATCATCCATACAGAAAGTCTAGAAATCGGCTATGGGAAAACGACGATTGTAAACGACATTAATCTGACCATCCATAAAGGGGACTGGATTTCGATTATCGGGAAAAATGGGAGCGGCAAAAGTACGTTCCTGAAAAGTTTAGCACGCTTAGAATCCTTAAAAAAAGGAAAAGTTCATTTTCTTGAAAAGGAATTAAAAAAATGGTCTGATCAGGAGCTATATGAGAAAGCAGGCTTTGTCTTTCAAAATCCAGAATTGCAATTCATTACAAATACTGTTTTTGATGAAATCGCCTTTGGCGGCCGGCAAAGAAATTGGCCGGAAGAGCAGATCCGTAAAAAAACCAATCAGTTATTGCAGGAATTTGGATTGGAATCCTATCGTGACGCCCATCCATTTACACTGAGCCTTGGCCAGAAACGCCGTTTGAGTGTGGCCACGATGTTATTATTCGACCAAGCGTTATTATTACTGGATGAGCCAACATTCGGCCAGGACGAAAAGACTGCTAACGAGCTGATTAAACGGCTGAAGGAGCGTCAAGAACAGGGTACAACCATTATCATGGTAACCCATGATATGGATTTAGTGGATCGCTATTCGGATAAAGTTATCCTTTTTAAAAAGGGAAAAGCTGCTTTCTATGGGACACCATATCAATTATTTATGGACCAAGACCTTTTGAATGAGAGCCCATTGGTGCCTCCTCTGCATTATCAATTATTTCAAGCTAGAGAGGAGCTATGTCTCGTATGA
- a CDS encoding energy-coupling factor transporter transmembrane component T, whose product MKGNQSWLSSLNPACKLLAHFLAMFILMAISDPKETFGIWLIAVFIGIFLGGWRMSYLLKRLLPYLGFFILIFWMMAAFGKGEEPIWSWAWFHVTEESLNHGLTISLRMLGFVTFGLLFTSTTDLTSFIMSLIHQCKLSPKWAYGFLAGFRFIPLFQSELNQMKAAHKIRGYKQKNSWKAFMRYSLPLFTQGVRKSERIAIAMEARGFTGTRNRTYYQTTSLGAKDLVYLIGLLLMIFGVCAISRIF is encoded by the coding sequence ATGAAGGGGAATCAATCATGGCTTTCGAGCTTAAACCCTGCTTGTAAGCTGCTTGCTCACTTTTTAGCTATGTTTATCTTGATGGCCATTTCAGATCCGAAAGAAACGTTTGGTATATGGCTTATTGCTGTATTCATAGGCATTTTTTTGGGCGGATGGAGAATGTCATATTTATTGAAAAGACTTTTACCCTATTTAGGTTTTTTTATTTTAATCTTTTGGATGATGGCGGCGTTTGGTAAAGGGGAAGAACCGATTTGGAGTTGGGCTTGGTTTCATGTGACAGAAGAGAGTCTGAATCATGGGTTAACGATTTCTTTAAGGATGTTAGGATTCGTAACCTTTGGATTGTTATTCACCTCAACGACGGATTTAACCTCGTTCATCATGAGTTTGATTCATCAATGTAAACTTTCACCTAAATGGGCGTATGGATTTTTGGCCGGGTTTCGCTTTATTCCGCTTTTTCAATCTGAACTCAATCAAATGAAGGCAGCCCATAAAATTCGCGGCTATAAGCAAAAAAATAGTTGGAAAGCTTTTATGAGATATTCGCTGCCGTTGTTCACTCAGGGAGTGCGAAAATCAGAGAGAATCGCGATTGCGATGGAGGCCCGAGGATTTACAGGCACAAGAAATCGGACCTATTATCAAACGACGAGTTTAGGGGCAAAGGATTTGGTCTATTTAATAGGCCTTTTGCTTATGATCTTTGGTGTGTGTGCAATAAGTAGAATATTTTAA